From the Parus major isolate Abel chromosome 1A, Parus_major1.1, whole genome shotgun sequence genome, the window AAACTTGTCATACTCCAAAAAAGGCAATTCATGgcatttaacatttaaaatgacGAAGTCAATGATGAAAGGAGAATGATACCTTAAAGAGCTCGGAGTGATTGTCCACCAGAAACTGAGTCAGCAGTTCTGCCTGTGGTTTTGACAGTGTCCTGTTTTGTAAGATGAACTTTGTACAAGTCTTGATGATCACAAATCTGTTCTCAAACTAGAAAAAGTAGTACCCAGATTTGGCATTAGACTAACTTGTAGTGTGCTAGCAAAGACTAAGTATAACGGGATGTTATCAGTGGGAAACTGACCACACAGTAAGGCAGTAAACAGAATACTTCCAACTGAACAAAAATGTTAGCTTTACTATGggaaaatgctatttttcacaTTAAGCAGAACAGATTCTTACTTGTTTTTGCAATCTGTAGCCCTCAGATTCTGACGCAATGGCTAGGAATGTGAGGAGTCTGTGAAGTTCTTCACTAATATTCGGTGCTAATAATTTAAGATAAAGTTGTAATGCCTCTAGAGCTTgatctgtttttcctttttctgccatGGAGTAAAACAACATGTACAATGTTACTATTCATTTTCAGAGTCATGAATACTTATTTAAATCCCAATAATAACCCCAACTTTTGGGGGGGTTTTCTTCCAAACAAAATTTCATGTTGTTCCAGTTTATAAAGGATTCATTTTTCAATCCCCAAGTTTTaattcttcctccctcccagggGCAGAGTGGCAACAGGCAGTGAGTGAGCAGCTTTGAAGTATTTAGTTGGCAGCTGGGGTTAAGGCACAACCCAATAGGactgaagcagcagcaacaacacCTATTTAGGCAGGATTAATCTTAAACTTGTATTTAAATGAAACCATTCTGGTTTACTCGTATGCTGGTGATGGGTGGTTCTTATTAGTcccttttataattttaaataacttcCATTACTAAAAAGGATCCTATGTCCATAACTTTAAAAACCTTATTCTGGTTAACATGAAAAACTTTATAgcaattattttagttttatgttATTACTTAGTAGTAGCAATAAGGCAAATTCTGACTTTGGGTAAGTAACTTTCACAATTAAAGTAGTTACACGTCGAAAGAGTTACCCAGAGAGGTTGGTGAATCTCTATCCTTCCAGATTTTCTAAATTCAGTTGGACCAGGCCCTAAGCAAATTGCTCTAACACTGAAATTTGTTCTTGTCTTGAGCAGAGGTTCTTAATAGTGATCTTGAGCATTTCCTTCCAACCTAAAAAGTGCATCTGCAATGGCATTGCAAATGGTGTCATGAATCAGTCAACAGATGCTTAGCGACATCCTCTACACAGCTTTCATCCGTATTTTTTGTTCCAGGTTGCTCTTACCTATAAGTTCTATAATTCCTGAATGAATATCAAAATCCTGAGTGGCAAGAAGAGAGTCCTCTTTTTGACTGTAATACTTAATTATAACATCAAAAATAATCTTCTTGTATGTATTCAGACTGCTGGGGTCGTCAGTGCTTTGAGATAACTGCTGACTAACCATCACTAGGAATTGGTCAGGAAAATACTCCAAGCATTCAATTGCAGCAAAGAGCCATCTGTCAAGCctataaaaggaaaaggcagttttaatgcttgctttaaaatgctctacctacttttattttcacagattcatagaatattctgagtcagaagggacacacaaggatCATTGCATCCAACTCAAGTAAATGGGACTGAATCTTGGTGTAATTAGAACCATGCTTTAAGCAACTGAACTATCTCAGGGTCCATTTAATCCTTTAAACAAAATAGATAGAAATAATCATGCAGGTATAGTCCCACATATGAACCACAACACCAAAGTGGTTTATTAAGCAGTTTGTGTAACTTATTTCACTACAGCCATTCCAGAACCTTCTCAGAATGAGCAGCTTCCATGTTTTTCCTGTGCTAAAGGCAATACACCTGAGATACACCCAGATCAAAACAAGCTGCAATCATGCCAGACTGTCACTGACCCCAGGAATTCAGTTAGTacttaaaaaccaaacacccCCCCACCATTACTCCAACACACACATTGAGAACCCACCAGGGCTAACCAGGGTGAGAAAACCTGATctttacagaagagaaaaaaatcactttaaaaaaaaggaaaataaaagtaggtTATACCACAGAACACTGCAGAAGCAGTTTATTATATAACCTACTATAAAGACATGAGGTTTCACAAGCATTTGTTGTCTCTGTCttaactaaggaaaaaaaatataacttaaTTACGCACCTAAAATTCAGGTGCATAATTTATTGTTGAAAGAAGCCAGAAATCAGAGGCAAAAGTCTCAACCATTTTGTacagaaagaatataaaatcatagaaatgtgcagggcagagggacaTTACTTTTATCTGATTCTGgatgtaaaataatttgatctGAACCAATCACAAGTTGCAAATGTTATTTAAGATCCACAGAATCTCATTTTTATCATggagaacagaaacaaagaatatGAAGTTGCAGATAAAAACTGTATTAATTTGACAGAAATAGTCATGCCTAAGACATTCACATGAGCCTTGACATATTCATTAGAAGTATATTATTAGAAGTAAGATAGAGATGAGCCTAAGTACACTAACCAGGAGCACTACAATGGGAATAGATTTAAGGAAAAGAGCACTTGTCAACATGCAGCCACTTTTATATTCTCATTATATAAGCATTCTTCAGTGCTACAGCTtagtttctccttttctcttgctAACAATAGATGCCTTATTGATTTTGTATCTTCACACCATGGCCACCAGGAACTGtgacaaacaaacaagaagcctcagaataaaatttttctaGTTCTAATATCTGTTACAGAGACCTAAGAGTAAAGAATCTGGCCTAGAAACTAGAGTGTTTACAACACTAAAGGTTAAAGTTTTAATGTTTACATAAAATGCCCAATGTCCAACTCAAAACATACACTTTTTGTGAAATCACTTACCACTTCTGAAAAGAACTTAATCACACTAATGCCACCACTGTCTACAAGTACACAAGCATGATGGTgtctattttttctcttaacataaatatttgatCAAGAGTAAAATAAAGCCTTTACTAACAAATCCATCCCACTGATACATAACTTACTCAGGCAAGTTTAAGCTACACATAATCTCTCTGTCGAGGAAAGTATTTGAGATAATCATGTCGTCTTCTTTGCCAAAACTGTCTGATTTTGTCTTCACTGAAGATGCCAAGATATCTTCTAGAAGGGGAACATCAATTAACTGCAGCAGTCGTAGCAGAGTTTGCTGTTTCCAGACATCTTCTATTACTGATatcataaacaaacaaacaaccctcAGAAACAAGATCTTATGTAAACAACtaacctttgtttttttctcagtcaagaatttttttaagtgttcaaagaaaatacagtaatagCATAGTGTGAAGTTGCGGTGTTGGGTAAGAAGAGATCAAAATAGGAATACTAAAAAAGAAAGGGGCCTCTCCCATCATATTAGGATTCAGAATAAACTAAttagtagaagaaaaaaaatcaactgaaaagcaaaggaatcacataataaaaatactattaatCTTAAGACCTACTTCCTTCTTTAGTAGTATTTTCATAAATAGCACCACTGTGTAAAAACATAACCCTGttgtgtttccttctgtttaGTTACTACAAGCATTTACCCCTTTAACACTTGTTTAGATATTTTGTCATTACTGACAGGTTAAATTTATGTCTCTGTGGAGCATTGTTTAACAGAAATGGGGCACTCACACTAAGATACAGTAAAGAACAatcaagttttaaaaagaaaaaatttcatcCTCACCTCCTTTCGGAAGCAGGCGAGTTGGTTCATTAACCATGATCTTTGGAGGTAAAGAGGCATGAACATATATTGATTGAAGAAGCTCCTCAACCCTCTTTTTATCAGCTGCTTCCAATGCTAAGGGGTTTGAAAGTGTTGTGTCACACTTTGTTCTGCttagggagggaaaaaaaaaagttagatgTATAGCAACTACTATTAGAACACATTTGTCTTTCTGGTACTTACTAAATTGATCTTAAATCAGAACTTTAGGGCTTCATTATCTCTGGAATCTATCCTGCTACTATCATCCACATCTCCTTTGCGGAAAGGGCAAGGATATTAATTCCAAATACTGTTTGCTAGTTCCACTTCATTTACCAGCTTTCAGTAACTAGCTCACTCATGCTAATTCTCAGATTTCATCACAATTGATAACAAAACTGAGTAATTCCTAGGCTTATGCTACTGTGGCAGACTCTACTCCAAACAACAAAGGGCAGATCAAAACACTTTACCCAAAAATACCTGGTAGCATCTACAGTTTAGACATGACATTTCTCAAAACTGGCAAGCCTTTTCAGAAGTCTCCAACACCTGGTTTAGACagatataatttcatttaaaggCAACCCTCCttaacttattaaaaaaaatagagaaaaattagAATAGACCAAAGTAACTCACTTGgaatatctttttgttttctgtttgcagattTGCTTAGAAGACAAGCTTTCATTGTCCTCACTCTTTCTTGGAAGAAGAGGATCAAGACTGCTATTTACAAATCTATAGAGACTAGTGTCTGTGTCTTCAAACTCTGTTTCTTTCCCATTCTTGAATAAGTAAAGCTTAGCTCCAACTGGCTCAAACACTTTGTGATCCATCAATGCTTGGCATACACGGACCCCCTTCACCCGAGAAATATCACTGCAGCTTAGGTACATGCTTTGCATAAGATGGCTCAGTACCACATCAACAGCATTGGAGCCGGTGAAACAGTTTCTGTATGTTTTCAGGTGCTGTCTACGTCTTTTGATTTCCACTTGATTGTGAAGGGCATGTATAATACTATTCCACAGCTGAGTTGCTTGAAAAGGACCATCGCagtctgcaaaatatttatatgtaagtTTTACAAATTTATAAACCTatactttaatatttaaaaaaaatacattgtgatttaaaaaaaatcttttaaaaaaacctcaaaaatcaGCTTAATTTTACGAAGATAATATTTCTTGGCTCAGTCCTTCTTGTAGGCTGACTTACACCCACTATGGGAAAGTcaagaaaagagaacaaaaatccaCTAAAAACACGCgaggaagatttttttgttattgttatgACCAGACATATTGGACATATGTGCTGTGTACATAGATCATTAGAGAATCACAAAACAGCCAAGCCTTGCAGGGACCTCTGGGTTCTGTCTGGTTCAACCTCCCTGTTCAAGCAAGGCCACTCAGAGCTGGTCGCCCAGGACGATAGGCAGAcaggttttgaatatctccagaaGCCGAGATGTTCACACGGTATCACACCCTCTCTGGGTACGACTGAAGAGCGTCTGGCTCCATCCGCCTTGAACTCTCTGTTTAGACACTTGACGAGACAcctctgagccttctcttctcccggctgagcagccccagctctctcagcctcacCGGGGGAGCTGCTCCGAAGCCCGCAGTTTATCCTCACACATCGCTCCCAGCCAAATCGTGTTTGCAGTGCATTAGCCGAGCCTGGCTCCCGGTCGaacagccagcccagccctacCAGCGGCGGCCCCCGTAAGCTCAGCTCCAGGGGAGCTGCCAGAGGAAGATCCTCTCATCCCCGTTCAGCTGCCGAGCCTCGCTAGCCCAGTCCTGCCCTTCGCTCGCCCATCCGCGGCACCGCCAGTGCTAACACAAAGGGCAGGCGCCTGCCCCTCGCAGCCCGCTCTGCACCCCGGCTCCTCCGACACTGCGGGGGAAGAGCCGCTGCGGCGGAGAGACGGGCATGACCCTCTTCACCCACCTTGGCGCCGCCCGCTCCCCCGCCGCGGCCGCAACTCGCTCTGGCTGCGGATCCTCCTGAAGCGCGGAGTCAAATACCCCGCCATGGCCGCGGCCGGGCCGCTGGCGGAAGCCGGCGGAGCGCATCACttcccgcccgccgcccccggccgcGCCCAGCGCCGCCCCTGCGGGTCGGAAGTGAGCCGAGCTccggccgcccccgccccgccgccgaGGCTGCCGCCGTCGCTATGGAGTAGCCGCGACAGGACGGGGCCCGAACGAGAGACGGAGCCGGCGTGACAGGCGGCCCGCCGGGCCCTCAGGGCGACGGGCAGCCTTGCGCTGCGCCGGCAGCTTCCCTCGGGCTCAGGTGAGAGGCCGCGGCCCGGGTCGAGAGCGGCTGCCCGTGGCCTGGTGGCGCTGCGCGGGGCGGGCAGGGCCGGCCGGCTCCGCGGGGCCGCCGGTCTCGGGTCCCGGCTGCCCAGCGCTGAGGGCTGGAGGGGAAGGGCCGCCCCGGGGGCTCGATCGCGGcgcgggcggggccgggcggggagcGCTGGGCTGCCGAGCCGGGGGATCGCGGGTCACCTGCCGCCCGTGGCCGCCGCCCGGCGCGCTGCTCCCGGCTGCCCCGCGGAGCAGGGAGCGCAGGCACCGGCCCTGCGGCGAGGAGCGGTGCGAGTCCGCTCTCGCTGTGAACAACAGTATAAATACTTGGTCCGGGAGAACTGGCCCGCAAGAAGCTGACCCGGGTTTGTGCAGCGCACGGGCTGGGTTTCACCTGTCACCAAGCGGCAACCACAACCCTGTTCGTGGGTGTCGTTCCGTGAGGATTTGGTAGGGACTCAGCTGAAGCTCAGGTCCGAAATGGTGTATGAAAGTTAAGGAGGTGTCTTGCGGCGAGAGCAGCCTTCCACAGTACTTCATTGCGTTCGACCCTCTCGGTGTTTTTGTAACAAATGCAAAAGACTGGTTGTGCCTGAAAAATGCTGGGTTTTGTCCTTTTGTTTGCTGTGACTCAGTTGTTccagcatttatttctgtggatTGATCCTCTCTTGGGGCAGGTGGATAGGATGTAGTTGGGTGGCGTGAAGTAGCTGTGCACCAGCCTGCTAGTCCTGGTTCCCAAAGGGGAATCCCAGCTTGGTATAGTTCAGAACAGTAGTAGTGTGTGTTGTACTGCTGTACAGTCTGCACCCACAGCCATACATCGGATGAAGCTATGAATTAGTTTGAGGATAAAATTGATGGGTTTGCATTATGCAGGCTTTTTTTATATGAGTGAGAATTGAAAAATGGTGGACAGTCTTTGTTTTTGATTTCGGCAGCCTATATTTCAACATTTTGAATGTTTTGCCTCCTTTCTGAGCTCAGTGTTGGCTGTTGTTTACTCTCTTGCTAAGTGATTGTTCTTATGCTGCCATATGATTGCTGATGTGCATCAGCATAAAAACTATTACTGATTGTGAGGgacattaatgaaaaaaacatcttgaacattcagaattttttaGGATTAGTTCCAGGTTTCATGGACTCAGAATAAGTAACATTAAAAGTACTCGTGATACTCAAACAGAAAGAGTTCTTAAACTTTTAAACTTAAACTCTTCTTTGTTATATGTCCTGTGTTGCTTGTTACACTTCAGATTTTGCATTTGTCTCATTTATTACCTTTTAATTTGGAATGCAGATTTCATTGTGGGTGACTGACTTTATTGCCACTtggttattaatttttttttagaaatactaGACCAGTCTTAACTGAACAAACAAGTTTTCCTGCAGTTGAGAACTAGACTTGCGTATTTCAGATGTGGTTAACTTGTCAAGAATTGTGGTATTATAGATACTATCCAAACCAGATATTTTTGGTGGGGCATAGGTTTTCTAGGTACATTGTTCCTGTTGACATACAAATTTTTAACTGTAGTTGGTGATCGCAACAGTTTTTATAAAGCAAAGTTTACTATTTTAGCTTCCATTCAAATGTTGATAAGAGGATTTCTACATCTTTACAGTTAGGTGGATGTAAGCTTTAAAGCCCATCTGCTTACTGAGAAATTGATTTCTTGGTACTACTTGCTCAGAAGCTAAATTAAACAATAGTTTTCCTACTGTCAAGCTGGAGGGGAGCAGGTTGGACAGGGTCTACCAGGAATTTTAAATTCTAGCACTTCAGATACTGGAATGCCATTGACATTCTCACCTAGTGGCTTTTCCAGGCTACCCACTGCAGTTAGTCTGTCACCCACAGCAGAGGGCACTTCTGATTTAATGAACACTACACCATTTTCCCACCATCTGTGTAGAGAAGCTTCCTTTCAGATTTACACAAAA encodes:
- the DEPDC4 gene encoding DEP domain-containing protein 4 isoform X1; amino-acid sequence: MAGYLTPRFRRIRSQSELRPRRGSGRRQDCDGPFQATQLWNSIIHALHNQVEIKRRRQHLKTYRNCFTGSNAVDVVLSHLMQSMYLSCSDISRVKGVRVCQALMDHKVFEPVGAKLYLFKNGKETEFEDTDTSLYRFVNSSLDPLLPRKSEDNESLSSKQICKQKTKRYSNRTKCDTTLSNPLALEAADKKRVEELLQSIYVHASLPPKIMVNEPTRLLPKGVIEDVWKQQTLLRLLQLIDVPLLEDILASSVKTKSDSFGKEDDMIISNTFLDREIMCSLNLPELDRWLFAAIECLEYFPDQFLVMVSQQLSQSTDDPSSLNTYKKIIFDVIIKYYSQKEDSLLATQDFDIHSGIIELIEKGKTDQALEALQLYLKLLAPNISEELHRLLTFLAIASESEGYRLQKQFENRFVIIKTCTKFILQNRTLSKPQAELLTQFLVDNHSELFKAPLTLLELTSRRLQSLLEGQDPDINSGFTFCQRITTKEYEDQKQQTNQYLLALIQEMDNDPTVPLKQKKKLIKEFRKYHSFVYCSGCKTTCEYCTPNG
- the DEPDC4 gene encoding DEP domain-containing protein 4 isoform X2; protein product: MAGYLTPRFRRIRSQSELRPRRGSGRRQDCDGPFQATQLWNSIIHALHNQVEIKRRRQHLKTYRNCFTGSNAVDVVLSHLMQSMYLSCSDISRVKGVRVCQALMDHKVFEPVGAKLYLFKNGKETEFEDTDTSLYRFVNSSLDPLLPRKSEDNESLSSKQICKQKTKRYSKTKCDTTLSNPLALEAADKKRVEELLQSIYVHASLPPKIMVNEPTRLLPKGVIEDVWKQQTLLRLLQLIDVPLLEDILASSVKTKSDSFGKEDDMIISNTFLDREIMCSLNLPELDRWLFAAIECLEYFPDQFLVMVSQQLSQSTDDPSSLNTYKKIIFDVIIKYYSQKEDSLLATQDFDIHSGIIELIEKGKTDQALEALQLYLKLLAPNISEELHRLLTFLAIASESEGYRLQKQFENRFVIIKTCTKFILQNRTLSKPQAELLTQFLVDNHSELFKAPLTLLELTSRRLQSLLEGQDPDINSGFTFCQRITTKEYEDQKQQTNQYLLALIQEMDNDPTVPLKQKKKLIKEFRKYHSFVYCSGCKTTCEYCTPNG